The Acidobacteriaceae bacterium nucleotide sequence ACGATGTCCCACACGACTGATGAGGCCAAATTCAGTTGCTCTGCCAGCTCTTTACCAAGTGGACTGCTGGCACCGACGATAACGGCGCGCGCAAACTTTCCTGCCATGTAAGTTCCTTCTTCGATGCGGCTCGCTTATGCCGCGGATTCTGAACGGCGCTGCCACGAGTAGGCCAGTCTAGCCACCACGCCGGAGACAAGATAGCTCATCGCCAGAACGATCAGCCCCTTCTCCGACCACTCAAACATGATGGCACCAAACACCACAACCAGCACCAACAAACGGGCCGGTCGGCGCGACGACATGTCAATTTCCTTACCACTCCAGAAACGCCAGCTGCTCACCATCAGGAAGCCTATAAAGGCGATCAGCGCCAGCCACAGGCAGGACATCCAAGGGTTATAGATCGGCGAGCCGCTTTCAAAGTGCACTACAGCCGCAAGGCAGCCAGCTCCTGCGGGAATAGGCATTCCCACGAAGTACTTGCGGCCCGGTCGTCCCGGATTACGCGGCTTCGGATCAACGCTGACGTTGAACCGAGCAAGACGGCAAGCTCCACAGATGAGGAAGAGAAAGCAAACGACGATGCCGAAGTGGACGAGGTGTGCGTGAACCTGCGGAGCCTCTTCGCCAATGACTTGCTTGACGCCCCAGAGATACGCGAGCAGGCTCGGCGCTACGCCAAAGGCGATGACGTCCGCCAACGAATCAAGCTCGGCACCAAAGGCGCTCTGCGTGTTCGTCATGCGCGCAATGCGTCCGTCAAGCCCATCGAAAAGAATGGCAAAAACAATCGCCAGCGCAGAACGATCGAACGCATTCGCATCATGCGTCGCAGAGCCATAGATTGCCTGCATGATCGCGTAATAGCCAACGGCGATGTTGCCTGCCGTAAACAACGACGGCAGGATATACATCCCTCGGCTAGGACGCTTGAACTCTGCAGACATCTCGGCTGCCATTAAATCGTCGTCTCCTGCGGAATGACGGCAAGAATGGAGCTTCCGCCCTTCACTCGTTGACCAGGCTTCACGCGAAGCTCAGCGTTCGCGGGCAGAAGGATATCAGTACGCGAACCAAACTTAATCAACCCCATACGCTGACCACGTGTCACAACATCGCCAACCTTCAGGTTGCAAATAATGCGGCGAGCCAGCAAGCCAGCAATCTGTTTGAAGCTTACGTCGTATGAACCGTTGCTCACGGTAATCAGTGTCTGCTCATTCAAGACAGCCGACTCAGACTTCATCGCATTGAGGAACTGCCCCGCGCGATACTCCACAACAGTCACCTTGCCGCCAACCGGAACGCGGTTCACATGAACGTCAAATACGTTCAGAAAGATGGTGATGCGGATGCGATCGCCAGCAGAGGTTTCAATCCACTCTGCCTCTTCCACCTTGCCGTCAGCAGGAGAAACAACCAATCCCGGAGCATCAGGAATGACGCGGCTGGGATCGCGGAAGAACCACAGGAAGAAGGCCGCCAGCAGAACCGGAACCGCAGCCAGGAAAATGAAATGCGTCAGAATCCAAACAATCACTGCGACCACCAGCAGTGAGATTCCGTAGAGCAAACCGTCGCGGACCATATC carries:
- the pssA gene encoding CDP-diacylglycerol--serine O-phosphatidyltransferase gives rise to the protein MAAEMSAEFKRPSRGMYILPSLFTAGNIAVGYYAIMQAIYGSATHDANAFDRSALAIVFAILFDGLDGRIARMTNTQSAFGAELDSLADVIAFGVAPSLLAYLWGVKQVIGEEAPQVHAHLVHFGIVVCFLFLICGACRLARFNVSVDPKPRNPGRPGRKYFVGMPIPAGAGCLAAVVHFESGSPIYNPWMSCLWLALIAFIGFLMVSSWRFWSGKEIDMSSRRPARLLVLVVVFGAIMFEWSEKGLIVLAMSYLVSGVVARLAYSWQRRSESAA
- a CDS encoding phosphatidylserine decarboxylase; protein product: MVRDGLLYGISLLVVAVIVWILTHFIFLAAVPVLLAAFFLWFFRDPSRVIPDAPGLVVSPADGKVEEAEWIETSAGDRIRITIFLNVFDVHVNRVPVGGKVTVVEYRAGQFLNAMKSESAVLNEQTLITVSNGSYDVSFKQIAGLLARRIICNLKVGDVVTRGQRMGLIKFGSRTDILLPANAELRVKPGQRVKGGSSILAVIPQETTI